The nucleotide window CGGTAGGAAGTGGTTCAGCAGTAAAGGTGGGCTTTACTTCTCAATTACATTGCCCGCTTACGAAGTTGGAAAGCTTACAACGATCTCAGCATTGAGCGTCGCTGAATCAATCCCTACCGCAAGGATAAAGTGGCCCAACGACGTATTAATAGGCAATCTCAAATTTTCTGGAATCCTTGGAGAGCTTTTTAGAGATCTGGCAGTCGTTGGAATTGGAATAAACGTTGAGAATGAGATTCCAGCTGAGCTAAGGGATTATGCAACAAATCTGTCAAAATTCTTTAGCCTAAGCAGAGAAGAAGTCTTTGACAGAGTTACCGCGAATTTTTACAAAAACTATTTAGAGCTTGTTTCAGGAAACTGGAAAGAGCTTTTTAGAAAGTATAGAGAGCTTTGCATCACTTTGGGGAGGTATGTGAAAGTGATAACTCCTTCTGGAAAGTTCGAGGGAATTGCTGAGCTGTCTGAAGACGGAGCGATTATTGTTGGAGGCAAGAAAATTTACGTTGGAGATTGCATACATTTAAGATAACTATTTATAAAAAAATAAAAATTTTACATTAACTTTTCCTTCTCAGCACATAAGCCATCGCTAATAGTCCAGCGATTGCGAAGATTGCCTCAAAGCCCGGAATCGAACCAGAAGCTGTAGTTGTTGGTTTTATTGTTTCTGGACTTTCGGACGTTGTTACTGGCGTAGTTGGAGTTGTTGGCTTTGATGCCTCTAATGGCTTTAGCACCGCAACGAAATAGCTAAAACTTGGTGTTTCTGCTTCGTAATAGCTGTATTTTCCATCACTGCCAACGAACTTCGTAGGCAATTCGATCCACTGCTTTCCATCCCATTTCAGCAAAACTACTGCAACCTCATTCGAATCCAAACCACTCTTATTCAAGTCTTCCGACTCGATTGCAAAGTTTATCGTTCCCCAGATCTTTGCGTCTCCACTGAAAGTAAGGCTTATCTTAAGCGGTAGCATGACTTTACCTTCAGGAACCGCAAAGTCTGCGGGAGTATTGTTGAGCTTTTCAATTCTGAGTCTTGCAGTCACATTTTCAGTGCTGTTAAATGTTAAAGAGAAAGTATTTGTCTCCCAGAATGCACTTTGTGGAACGATGAACTCTGTGTCCTCATATGCCAGTATCCTTATGTAGTCGCTAACGTAAATTGGAACTCCCTGAATGAATCCGCCCCCACCACTTCCACCCCCGCCTACGAGGGGTCTTATCGTGGTCGTTGGAATTGGAGTTGCAGGTGTAGATGGCGGTGGCATTGGCAATGCCTTTGTAAGTGGTAGAAAGTCGGTCTCGCTTCCATCAATCACATAGGGCTGATCGCAGATTCCATTGTAATCTGAGTCTGCACAAGTCTGCGAATAACCAGTTCCATCTGGGCTTAGCCATGCGTTTCCGCCGAGTAAGTTACCGCCAAGAATGTTCTTGCCATCAGTCAGCGTCGTATTCCATGTGTTCGAGGAAGAGTAGACAGTGACGTTGTATGTGTTATTCAGAAGGTTGTTGTAGATCCGATTGTTATCCGAATAGCCGATATATAGACCGTTATCACCAGAAATGATATTATTGGTTATATTATTTCCATTTGAGTTCAAGAGATAGACTCCGAATTCTGAGTTATTCGAGATCGTGCAGTTGCTCATGTTCACAGTATTAGACAGAACAAGGTAGATACCGTATATCTGACTGAGTGAAATCGTGCAGTTGGACACATCGATTTTATTTGAGCTTTCTATACCTACACCATGTCTGTTCTCTGAAAGAGTAATTTTTTCAATTCTGATACCCAAAGATTGGTAGAGATAAATGCCCTCCTCTTTATTATTCAATAGCGTGCTGTTTTCAATACTCGAATTCTCTACTTTCCAGAATTCCATGCCAACAGTTGTATTTGACAAGTCCAGATTTCTGAGCGTAATGTTATTTGAATTAACCGCTACCACCTGTCCTGCGTTGGTTATTTCAACATCGCTTGCATTCTCAAGGTAAACCAGTGTTTTTCCATTCACATTGTTGTCGACTACACTATTATTGTAGCTTTCATAAACATATAGTCCATCATTTCTGAAGTCGTTGTTCAAAATTTCATTTTCAGAGCACCCCCATAGATATACTGCATATCTATTGTTCTCAAAGAAATTGTTCCTTATCGTGTTGGTATCAGATCCAGCATATATTATAACGCCATAGTCGTTATTCTGGATTTTATTGTTTTCAAGATCGTTTTCTGGAGAACTATAGAAGATTTGAACCCCATTGAAGCTGTCCTTCAGCGTGCTGTTGAATATTTTGCTGTTTGAAGTTGACACCATGTTGATCGCATTGTAATAGTTCGAGATTGTTATATTCTTCACAGTAACATTGCTGACCGACTCTATTCGCATTCCATCATTCCATCGGACTCCTGTTAATTTGAAATCCTGACCATTTAGCACAACATCATTTGCTGAGATTTTGATGCAGTAATCTTCACTAGATTTAAGTCCGTTGAGATCTCTGGTCAGCACATAGTATCCCGCAGAAGTTATTTCTGA belongs to Archaeoglobaceae archaeon and includes:
- a CDS encoding NosD domain-containing protein, whose product is MRNKSLIGIAVMLFLVVGISPAFAIFLEIGECTNITEETYYRLNRSIGGLQSGQNYCLNVLANNVTIDGNGYSITDDNYDGYGIYINGFRNVKIINVNISGYNTGIEFYGANRNTIENSTIWNNTKGVFIDFSNYNKVANSTISDNEVGVYINSSSENNQVYLNDFVSNGQGVYISFSNNNILLLNNFIDNEEQAYSESGLTNFWNSSVELTYSYQDKIYQNHLGNYWSDYSGSATGGVGNEPYTAGNLTDYSPLIEPKENYMFMTVNTISSCSEITSAGYYVLTRDLNGLKSSEDYCIKISANDVVLNGQDFKLTGVRWNDGMRIESVSNVTVKNITISNYYNAINMVSTSNSKIFNSTLKDSFNGVQIFYSSPENDLENNKIQNNDYGVIIYAGSDTNTIRNNFFENNRYAVYLWGCSENEILNNDFRNDGLYVYESYNNSVVDNNVNGKTLVYLENASDVEITNAGQVVAVNSNNITLRNLDLSNTTVGMEFWKVENSSIENSTLLNNKEEGIYLYQSLGIRIEKITLSENRHGVGIESSNKIDVSNCTISLSQIYGIYLVLSNTVNMSNCTISNNSEFGVYLLNSNGNNITNNIISGDNGLYIGYSDNNRIYNNLLNNTYNVTVYSSSNTWNTTLTDGKNILGGNLLGGNAWLSPDGTGYSQTCADSDYNGICDQPYVIDGSETDFLPLTKALPMPPPSTPATPIPTTTIRPLVGGGGSGGGGFIQGVPIYVSDYIRILAYEDTEFIVPQSAFWETNTFSLTFNSTENVTARLRIEKLNNTPADFAVPEGKVMLPLKISLTFSGDAKIWGTINFAIESEDLNKSGLDSNEVAVVLLKWDGKQWIELPTKFVGSDGKYSYYEAETPSFSYFVAVLKPLEASKPTTPTTPVTTSESPETIKPTTTASGSIPGFEAIFAIAGLLAMAYVLRRKS
- a CDS encoding biotin--[acetyl-CoA-carboxylase] ligase, with amino-acid sequence MRESFSELRIRRGDKLEGVAGKFAEIAFRNLEFLDEFYYYELVDSTNERAKEICKKFCLFFAEEQTAGRGRLGRKWFSSKGGLYFSITLPAYEVGKLTTISALSVAESIPTARIKWPNDVLIGNLKFSGILGELFRDLAVVGIGINVENEIPAELRDYATNLSKFFSLSREEVFDRVTANFYKNYLELVSGNWKELFRKYRELCITLGRYVKVITPSGKFEGIAELSEDGAIIVGGKKIYVGDCIHLR